A window from uncultured Desulfobacter sp. encodes these proteins:
- a CDS encoding phosphoenolpyruvate carboxylase: MNTVFTQVKNALGKPYDDLHFLLTCFKEVLEENNQQKLVGLLPWLNASVPSDSDLTSNAYIHMMSICFQLLNLVEVNGAVQSRRHQEDEDMTQVNGLWANQFQYLKSRGITESQILKVLPNVLVEPVLTAHPTEAKRAVVLQEYRKLYLLLVKRENRMYTRIEQADIRQDIKQILHRAWHVGEIYIEKPRLESELDNILHYLTHVFPSVIMMLDKRLRHAWLESGFNPTVLNDSDLLPVLSFGNWVGGDRDGHPLVTPELTGKTIEKLRIHAFYIIKNELKKLAQKLSIYHNISDVSQNFADRIKTLAKEVGGNAEVEFKEHTEEIFKAYVLILIQKIPIDLSREFNLELEDKPNSYTSSINLITDLDLLHDELENCGIGQVAHVDVGRMKRILKIFGFHLAKLDIRQNSDFHEKALNQLVTASLGEKSAKQIQKSQETRRTFLDQELKINRPFLVDHRSIGPEGQNVIGALQVVSDHVQRYSPNAFGKLIVSMTRNTEDLLTVYLFMREVGLIVKKDDQLGAILPVVPLFETIEDLKRSPGIMDDYLGRPIVKTSLQMQSWKNPDAQLIQDVMIGYSDSNKDGGILASSWLLHQAQKELTQTGEKHGVKIRFFHGTGGSISRGAGPSHWFIKTLPHGSIHGNFRVTEQGETIERKYANLVNATYNLELIVASVTAQTVLHENTKQPRDEVESLFHGLADRGRHYYRQLICDPDFITFFSQATPIDVIESSKIGSRPARRTGKRTMEDLRAIPWVFSWAQSRFNITSWYGVGSTLNELKHQDPNAYNNLLHFVEYNPFVRFVMTNLDSSLIATDERVMEKYASLVEDRQICDRIMNMIKNELDLTRKMVADVLKRPINERRINHYYSTILRAEALNNLHDAQVKLLQKWRNSKKNKAKEEDHYLFALLQCVNAIANALGATG, translated from the coding sequence ATGAACACAGTTTTCACCCAAGTCAAAAATGCGTTGGGAAAACCCTATGACGATCTTCATTTTCTTTTGACCTGCTTTAAAGAGGTGTTGGAGGAAAATAACCAGCAAAAACTGGTTGGGTTACTTCCGTGGCTCAATGCCAGCGTTCCGTCAGACTCGGATCTGACAAGCAATGCGTACATCCATATGATGTCCATCTGTTTTCAGCTGTTAAACCTGGTGGAGGTCAATGGGGCGGTGCAAAGCCGTCGCCACCAGGAAGATGAGGACATGACCCAGGTAAACGGGCTGTGGGCCAATCAATTCCAATATTTAAAGTCCAGGGGAATTACCGAGTCCCAGATTCTAAAAGTATTGCCCAATGTACTGGTCGAACCGGTTTTAACGGCACATCCCACAGAAGCCAAACGTGCTGTGGTGCTACAGGAATACCGAAAGTTATATCTGCTGCTGGTTAAAAGAGAGAACCGAATGTACACCCGTATTGAACAGGCCGACATTCGCCAGGATATCAAACAGATCCTGCACCGCGCCTGGCATGTGGGGGAGATTTACATTGAGAAGCCCCGGCTGGAATCGGAGCTGGACAATATTTTGCACTATCTGACCCATGTGTTTCCCAGTGTGATTATGATGCTGGATAAACGGTTGCGCCACGCATGGCTGGAATCTGGATTTAATCCGACAGTGCTGAATGACTCGGATTTACTTCCGGTGCTCTCATTTGGAAACTGGGTTGGCGGAGACCGTGACGGACATCCGCTGGTGACGCCGGAGCTTACCGGCAAGACCATTGAAAAGTTGCGCATTCACGCGTTTTACATCATTAAAAACGAATTAAAAAAATTGGCCCAAAAGCTCAGTATCTATCACAACATCTCGGATGTAAGCCAAAACTTTGCTGATCGGATTAAAACACTTGCCAAAGAGGTCGGGGGGAATGCCGAGGTTGAGTTTAAAGAACATACCGAAGAGATTTTTAAGGCCTACGTCCTTATTTTGATCCAGAAAATCCCCATTGACCTGAGCCGGGAATTCAATCTTGAATTAGAGGATAAACCCAATAGTTACACAAGCTCCATCAATTTGATAACGGACTTGGACCTGCTCCACGATGAATTGGAAAACTGCGGTATCGGTCAGGTGGCCCATGTCGATGTCGGGCGGATGAAGCGGATTTTAAAAATCTTTGGGTTTCATTTGGCAAAATTGGATATCCGCCAGAACAGCGATTTCCATGAAAAAGCGCTAAATCAGCTGGTAACCGCATCCTTAGGGGAAAAATCTGCCAAGCAGATTCAAAAAAGTCAGGAGACCAGACGCACGTTTCTGGATCAGGAACTTAAAATCAACCGTCCGTTTTTGGTAGACCATAGGTCGATCGGGCCGGAAGGACAAAATGTGATCGGGGCCTTGCAGGTCGTAAGCGACCATGTTCAACGTTACAGCCCCAATGCATTCGGCAAGCTGATTGTGAGTATGACCCGAAATACGGAGGATCTGCTCACCGTTTACCTGTTCATGCGTGAAGTGGGGTTGATTGTAAAAAAAGACGATCAACTGGGGGCGATTCTGCCTGTGGTCCCCCTTTTTGAAACCATTGAGGACCTAAAACGCAGCCCGGGCATTATGGACGATTACCTGGGCCGGCCCATTGTGAAAACCAGTTTACAGATGCAGTCCTGGAAAAACCCCGATGCCCAATTAATTCAGGATGTGATGATCGGTTATTCCGACAGCAATAAGGACGGCGGTATCCTGGCCAGTTCATGGCTCCTGCATCAGGCACAAAAAGAGTTGACCCAAACAGGGGAAAAACACGGTGTAAAAATCCGTTTTTTCCATGGTACCGGGGGCAGTATCAGTCGGGGGGCCGGCCCCAGCCATTGGTTCATCAAAACATTACCCCACGGCTCCATCCATGGTAATTTCCGTGTTACAGAGCAAGGCGAGACCATTGAACGAAAATATGCAAATCTGGTGAATGCCACATATAACCTGGAACTGATAGTGGCAAGTGTTACGGCACAAACCGTACTGCACGAAAATACCAAGCAACCACGGGATGAGGTTGAAAGTTTATTTCATGGTTTGGCTGACCGGGGGCGTCATTACTACCGGCAACTGATCTGTGATCCTGATTTCATCACTTTTTTTTCCCAGGCAACCCCCATTGATGTGATCGAGTCGAGCAAAATCGGTTCCCGGCCTGCGCGGCGAACCGGGAAACGCACCATGGAAGATCTTCGGGCCATTCCCTGGGTGTTCAGCTGGGCACAATCGCGGTTTAATATTACCAGCTGGTACGGGGTTGGCTCCACATTAAATGAGTTGAAACACCAGGACCCGAACGCGTACAACAATTTGCTTCATTTCGTTGAATACAATCCCTTTGTGCGTTTCGTGATGACAAATCTGGACAGCAGCCTGATTGCAACGGATGAACGGGTCATGGAAAAATATGCGTCGCTGGTTGAAGATAGGCAGATTTGCGACCGAATCATGAACATGATTAAAAATGAACTGGACTTAACCCGCAAAATGGTGGCCGACGTGTTAAAGCGGCCGATTAACGAGCGACGCATTAATCACTATTATTCGACCATACTCAGAGCCGAGGCCCTCAATAATCTGCACGATGCCCAGGTTAAATTACTGCAAAAATGGCGTAACTCGAAAAAAAACAAGGCCAAAGAAGAAGATCATTATCTGTTTGCCCTGTTGCAGTGCGTCAATGCCATTGCCAACGCATTAGGGGCGACAGGCTGA
- a CDS encoding small multi-drug export protein translates to MKKFLLNTTEGRVLVTGFIFTALFLLFVIIGMVRGEPNANIAFVAFLTHCVGSRAGGIGLCILNGFDPVTTIALNFYLECLIVCYTYAVFALSTSGIFKAAWIKRSMDKLREKAEEKKEKIARWGWIGIFAFVMAPLPVTGPVVGTIIGYMLRMPLFSNFSAAGLGTLTAIVGWCYGFDFLEHRFAMLQYVFGAICVLIIIPYVKPLKKFINSLRHEDENDDDDDE, encoded by the coding sequence ATGAAAAAATTTCTTTTAAACACCACTGAAGGCCGGGTCCTTGTGACCGGTTTTATATTTACCGCCCTGTTCCTTCTTTTTGTAATCATCGGCATGGTCCGGGGCGAACCCAACGCAAATATCGCCTTTGTTGCGTTTCTGACCCACTGTGTGGGCAGCCGGGCCGGAGGCATCGGTCTGTGCATTTTAAATGGATTTGACCCTGTTACGACCATTGCCCTAAATTTTTATTTAGAATGCCTGATTGTCTGCTATACCTATGCGGTATTTGCTTTGAGCACCAGCGGTATCTTCAAAGCGGCATGGATCAAAAGATCCATGGACAAACTCAGGGAAAAGGCCGAAGAAAAAAAAGAAAAAATAGCGCGCTGGGGCTGGATCGGCATCTTTGCATTTGTGATGGCACCGCTGCCTGTCACAGGTCCTGTGGTGGGAACCATCATCGGATATATGCTCAGGATGCCTCTGTTCAGCAATTTCAGTGCGGCAGGCCTTGGGACGCTGACAGCCATCGTGGGGTGGTGTTACGGGTTTGATTTTCTTGAGCATCGGTTTGCAATGCTTCAATATGTCTTTGGCGCCATTTGTGTTCTCATTATCATACCCTATGTAAAGCCTTTGAAAAAATTTATTAATTCCCTGCGGCATGAAGATGAAAATGATGATGATGATGATGAATAG
- the ubiE gene encoding bifunctional demethylmenaquinone methyltransferase/2-methoxy-6-polyprenyl-1,4-benzoquinol methylase UbiE, with translation MNQELDFVKEMFDKIAPKYDFLNRLLSMRQDVYWRREMVKAAKLKPEANVLDAACGTCDVGLEVSRVLKGRANITGLDFSFGMLALGKKKLNGSLGRAICLVNGDALNLPMKDQQFDAGFMAFGIRNIMNRIGAMKEFHRTLKPGGRIIILELTTPQKGLMRKLYLLYFQKILPLIGSFFSKHGNAYAYLPESVLKFPDPVSFAGQMKAAGFKAIRFKEMTLGIVTLFVGIKL, from the coding sequence ATGAACCAAGAACTGGATTTTGTCAAAGAAATGTTTGACAAAATTGCACCCAAATATGATTTTTTAAACCGACTGCTCAGCATGCGCCAGGATGTGTATTGGCGCAGGGAGATGGTCAAGGCCGCAAAACTTAAACCTGAGGCAAATGTGCTGGATGCCGCCTGCGGGACCTGTGATGTGGGGCTTGAGGTCAGCCGGGTCCTCAAGGGCCGTGCAAACATTACCGGACTGGACTTTTCCTTTGGTATGCTGGCCCTTGGCAAAAAAAAACTTAACGGATCATTGGGCCGTGCCATTTGCCTTGTCAATGGTGACGCCCTGAACCTGCCCATGAAAGACCAGCAGTTTGATGCAGGTTTTATGGCGTTCGGCATCCGCAATATCATGAACCGTATCGGGGCCATGAAAGAATTTCACCGCACCCTGAAACCAGGCGGCAGAATTATCATTCTGGAGCTGACCACGCCCCAGAAAGGCTTGATGCGCAAGCTCTATCTTTTGTACTTTCAAAAAATATTGCCGTTAATCGGTTCCTTTTTTTCAAAACATGGAAACGCATATGCCTACCTGCCGGAATCCGTATTAAAATTTCCTGATCCCGTATCCTTTGCAGGCCAGATGAAGGCCGCAGGATTCAAGGCGATCAGGTTCAAGGAGATGACCTTGGGAATTGTAACCCTCTTTGTGGGCATAAAACTGTAA